TCAAAGAGGCCAGAATCAGAGGCCTCAGCTCAAGCTCCTCCCAGATGAGTGTCTTACAGGTTCCTTCCCTTCATACAGAAGTGGGAAAATGGCCCCCTCCCATCCAGCCTCCCAGGCCTTCTCAAGGCCTGATTTAAGCTGATTCAAGTGGGGGAGAAGGGTTcctttcctccaggaagccccccTCTAATGCCACTTGGCCACCTTCCCCAGCTGAACCCTGAATGCCTGGAGCACCACGTGACTGTGAGACACAGACACTGACAACGGCAGGGGTGCCACAGAGACACATCTCAGGAGGAGCGGAAGACACACCAGTGATACCATATCCCATATTTCTTAACTTCAGTGACCGTTACAAGAGAGTCTGCTTCAGAATTACTTATTATTTTGTACAGTCTTCGTTTAGGCAATTTTTTACGTCTGTTATATtcgaaacacacacatacaaagttAAACAAAGAAACACATCCCAGTGAAGGGGCAATCCCCTAAGCCATTCTTCTATTCAGTGGTACCCAGTCATAACCACAAATCTCAGGGCAAAACTTTCCTTGTGTTCACTATGAGCCTCTAAGGTTGGAATGTAAGTTTCTGCTGCGTTTTTAAGTTTGCCAGTTATAGGAGATAAATGAAGTTTCTTGAACCAAATAGGTGCTTACcaaatgtttgatgaataaatgaatgagctcTAGAATACATGCGTGATAAACATTTATAGACACACATTTGTACATAGCACTGTCCTCTAGGTGTTGTCTATGGTAATATCTACTCCCCTTCTAAACTATAAGCCTTCTGAAGGCAGGGTGCCCCAACTCCTCTACATCCAGCCTGGGGAGGGTGGTGCCCAGGGAGAGGTCACAGCCTGAGCCATCCGGGGCCCCATTCTCATCAGAGCTACTTCCCAGACCCAGGGCCCAGTGGCTTCAGGTGGAGGTGGATGCCATTCTTGGAGCGCAGGACAAGCTGGAGCATCTTGATGGGCAGCCGTGAGGGGTCCAGAGAGAACTCAAAGTGGAGCAAGCACATGGCTGTAACCACCTTCATCTCAGTCATGGCAAACTGCTGCCCGATGCAGTTCCTGTAGCAAGCAGCACAAAGAGTCATTGTGCAATGGAGCATCCAGAGTGATGACATTCAGTGCTCTTAGCAGCCAACAAAAGTCAATAACTATTTTTGGATGAATAATTTGCTGATAGATTGGTTGACCTCCCAAACAAACCTTGGGAGCATGGTGAGGGTCCCAGACCAGGTAGATTCGCATGGTGGGGGTCTGGAATGGGAGTCTCTCTTGGAATGACTCACCTATCCCACCTACTTCCCAGGGACAGGAATATGAAAATTGCAAGAAGAAGGCTCCTGCATTAGAATCACCACAACCCCAGCATGATTCCCCCTTATTCAGAGTACCTTCTAATAGTGCCTCCCCTATGATGTCATCCACCCTCTCCTCCCCAGTCCTGAGGGCCTGGGATCCTGGGTCTCTCCATACCTGGGCCCAGCAGAGAAGGGCATAAAGGCAAAGGGATGGCGTTTGGACGCATTCTCAGTGGAAAAGCGCAGAGGGTCAAAGACCTGAGGAGACAGGCCTTGCTTAAACACTCACCAGGTTCTGGCAGAGGGCGACCCTCCCAGTCCCCCACCCTGTCTGATCTCCCAGACCAGGGAAAGGGTACCTCAGGGTCGGGCCATACAGCACTGTTCCTATGGAGGGCATAGATGTGCATAGAGATCAGGCTTCCTGTGGGCAGAACAGAGGTTGGTGACCAGGTAGTCCTGGGAAGCCAGGCCCTACCTCCACATAAGATCAGAGTCCCCTAGTGCCCCCTGGGGTGCCAGCCCCTACTGACCACTGCCAGTGACAGAGAGTTCATGACCACACCCGACTCATCACAGTACTTTGATCATTACCATGCCCAgttcctgtaaccccagcactgggTGCAGCACCTGACAgacatttgtgaaatgaataaagGGAGAATGAACCCCTCCATCATGAGGTAGAACAGGAAGGAACTATTAAACCTTTTCAGCTAACTGACTCTCGGGAagttattattcataatagtacACTGCCAACAGTAACCGCTATCATTCACCAGGTGCTTACTATGAACCAGGTACAGGCTTAACACTCTTTACGAAACTACCACATACAGTTGTGCAGGTTGCACACTGCACAGCATCATAGTCTATGTGAGTGATGCTCTCTAGTGCTCTTCGGGGCATGATCTGCATGGTGGTACATGGCAGCCTTGGTGGACATTGTCTCTTTAATCCTGACAGCAGCCTTGAAACATAGATACTCttctcatccccattttacagcaggggaaatggaggctcagaggtAGAAGAATTGATCAATATGTTGTGGGGCTGGAATGGAGAACCAGGGCTCTCTGAACGCAAAGCCTGAGCTCTTCCCCAAAAGTGCAAAGATTTGACTAAAGGCACAGAGGGTGCCAGAGGAGCATGAAGAGGATTCCATTTCCGCCCCCAAATCCACCCATCTCACCTGCAGGTAGAGACCGGCCATCCACAAAGGTGACAGGCTTGCTGAGCTGGCGGTACACCTGGGGCACAGGTGGGTAGAGGCGGAAGCTCTCCTTGATGCACATGGTCAGATAAGTCATTTTGCCCAGATCATCCCTGCCAGCAACACAACCAGAACATTCTGGGAATGGGAAGCAACAGGATTTGGGAAGAAAGCAGACTCCAGCCCCAGTTTtccctcaccaccaccacacactcAAGAGTCAGGGCCACAGGGTTCCAAGTGCCCGGGCCAGGCCTGACATTGTGTGGACACTCAGACCTAAGGGATCTGGTTCCACTTTTCTGCATCCCTTTCTCATCTTCACTGGTAGGAGAAGAAGGCACAGGACCCTAGAGATGAATGTGCACACAGCCATCAAAGACAAGGTCACCTCTGCAACTCTCAGGACCCCCATAGATGCCTACAAAGGATAGTTCTTTAGGTTCCAACTTGGTTTCCCCTACTGAGCAGAATGAAAGAAATCGGGGCTGATACACATTGGTTGAATGAATCAACCAAAGTTCATGCATTGTTTaatgaggggtgtgtgtgtgtgtgtgtgtgtgtgtgtgtgtgtgtgtgtgtgtgtcttccctTTGGCCACCAGGAAGCTCAGGCCCAGATATGACATCCAACTATAACTACTGGGCAATATTTTATTACAGAGTCCCCAAACTCCCCACTGgctcttatttttcatttgcattttattattttattgaataaatgttcTCTAAGTTGCTTCAAGCTCTAGATGGaatgacatgaaaataaaataaatattctaatccCTGCCTCGGGTTGTGTTCACATTGTTACCCAGCCTACAATGCCTAGCTCGCTCTCTTTGCCTGAATTTTAACCCTCCTTAGAAAGTCAattcaaggccgggcacggtggctcaagcctgtaatcccagcactttgggaggccgagacgggcggatcacgaggtcaggagatcgagaccatcctggctaacatggtgaaaccccgtctctactaaaaaatacaaaaagctagccgggcgaggtggtgggcgcctgtagtcccagctactcgggaggctgaggcaggagaatggcgtaaacccgggaggcggagcttgcagtgagctgagatccggccactgcactgcagcccaggcgacagagcaagactccgtctcaaaaaaaagaaaaaagaaagtcaattcAAGCCTCACTCCTTCCCTCTGTGCTCAGCCTTCAGACCACGCGATCCTGTAATTTTCTCTCGCTGTTTGGTTATGTGAATTTGTCTCTCACAAAACCCCATGAGCAGCAACTtggcttctctttctcttccattctGCACCCGTGATAGCACCTGGCATGTGCCTGGATACCCTGTGGGCGGGGGGGATTCTCACATATGACCAACAGAAATGGTAATGAAGCTTCATACTCCAGGTCCTAGACCCTGGAGTTAAAGGTCAGTCCCCCTCAAGTGGATCTAAAGTTCCCCCACCGGCTCAGCATTTTCTGTACCCCTGCTGTGTGCCCAGACCCCTGCTGGAGGCTGCTCAGGAGCCCAGAGATAAAGGCAGGGTGTCTGACCACAAGCCAAGGCCTGAGGGGAACAGACAGCGAGCAAGGTTGGAGGAGCTTCTGAGAGACTCCTAGAGCTCACGCTGCAAAGAGAGGTCAAGGTCAATCCTTAAGTGTTCAGGAGTTCAGTCTTAGGCCAAGAAACAGGGGAAAACAATGGAAAGTTTTTAAGTGATGATGTTTGGGGAAGTCTTTTCTCCTTCACCAGCAGGAGAGATATGGCATCTGGAAGCTCAGTACTGCCACCCAAAGGCAAGTAGCAAGGGACTGGCTCTCCTAGCTGTCCCAACTCTGTTCACCCCCACATTTCCACCTCTTTCTCTCCCAGCTCTCCCTACTCTATCCAGGAACCCAGAAGGGTAATCAGGTTCTACCTTCAGAAGAAGTTAGCACACAAAATAGCAGCCTCTTGCTGACAATTTTCTCTACGTAACACATCTGAAAAGGCTCCATTTTGGGAGAATGGGCTCAGGGCTGTGTCTGTGCCcagccaccccccaccccccacccctgtcACAAATGGTATGACACTGGGGGAAACAGGACAGCcgccgccacctcacctgacTTCCAGGATGGTTCAGGACAGGATGGGCACCGCCCTTCCCAAGGGCTGAGCAGGATAAACTGGGCCCACCCTCAGACTCACTCACCACTGGAAGGAGTCCTGGTCCCCTAGGATCTCACGGACCTCCTCTCTACAACGATGCTGGTGCTCAGGGTACAGGGCCATGCAGTAGAGAAACCAGGAGATACCACTGGTGGTGGTGTCATGGCCTTCAAACATGAATGTGTCCACTTCAGCCCGGAGGTCTGCATCTGACAGCTTGCTGTCATCTTCATCCTGGGTTAGGGAAGGCATAATAGGACAGCTCGAGATATTGGAGATGGGTAACAAGAAGAACTCATAGCAGTGGTTGTCAAATGAAGGTCTCAGGGAGGGAGTGAAAGCTCCTTTTCAGAGGGTGGATTAGGACTTTCCCCCAGATTCCCATTTTTCTTCAAAGCTCAGCCTGGATGCCTCCTCTTCTACAAAGCCCTCCCTAATCGCTCTGACCAAATGACTTGTGCCTTGTCCAGCCTGGACTGTTAGTTCTGCTCACTGGGCATGCAGAATACCACCTGCCAGAGAAAGACATTTTGGTCAACATCTACCTACTATCTCCCCTGCTGGACTGTAAGCATctggagggcagggccaggtCTTTCCCATCTCTGAATCCTAGCACAGGAACTGACCCAGAGTCAGAGCTCAGTGAGTTTCTACAGTTGATGAATAAAGAACTTacggaatgaatgaatgaatgaatgaagtctaAGATTCTAGGATTCTACAAGGCCAACATTTTGGGGGATCTTAGaagtctagaaatgtcatccagtcACTACCATGTGACTTGGGCTCCCAACTCCACAGCTCAGGCACACACACCCTACACCTGCCCACCTCTGAACCTTTGCTAATATGTTTCCTGGGACGAGGAACAGGTTATATTTGCAGAGTAAAGACGGGGAAATGCTTAAGAGCTCCTTCTGCTGTCCTGGGAGGATGGTCTGAAGACCTCTCTGGGACCAGTCCTCAGGTGGGGGTGGCCAATCATGTACTCACCTGGACACCCAGGAGAATGTCCAGGAAGTCCAGGTGCCTCCGGTTCTGGGTCTTCTTCCGCACCTTCTCATCCTGAAGGGCTGCCTTCCGCTCCCTGATGACCTGGTCTGAACCGGAAGCACAAAGCGTCACTGCCTGGGAAGCCATCTTCTGTCCAAAGGGCAACTGGGGTCCTATAATAGGAGGGGGCAGAGAGGGGCCAGCAGGAGGAACCCAGGCTTCCTAGAGGTGAGCCTTGTTGGAAAGGCCCACCTGTATGGTCATGGGCCACCTGGCAGGCCCGCAGGAAGCGGCGGCCATGTGGGGTGAGCCAGTAGATGAAGTCATTATGGTAGTAGAAGGACACAAGGCGCTGCTGCGTCAACAGAGTGAGATCGCTGACTGCAAGGTAGTAGCTGCTGTCCCTGCCAAGCAGAGGGTAGGAGGAAGGATTGGCTTAGACACTGGCCCAGGAGCAGAGCCAGAGCAACTCCATGCCAGAAATCTAGCCCCAACCACAGAGCATCCTGcccttcttctcctgcccttaAGCCTCCTCGCTAAAGCCAGATGTTTCTCCCCACCATGAGCAAGTCCTGGCTCCCCCCAAGCTAAGGCTCCCTGGGGCAGGACGCTATCTCTTCTCAGATCAGGGCCCAGGACCCCTACGAACTCTCCCCTGCAAACTGGCTTTGGAGACAGTGTGGTCAGCCCCGAGGTGGCCCCTGACCTGTGGCCCAGGCCGGTGTCTCCTCTTCCAAAGATGCACTTCATGAGTGTGTCCAGCGCCATGTGGCCCACATCGCAGAAGATGTCAAAGGACTTACCCTCCTGAGCCTTCTCTTCCCACTTGTCCTGGAGTCCAGGGATAGGAGGCAATGTATAGGAGGCAATGTGGGGGTCAATTGGACTGGATGCCACAAGCTTCACTCCAGGACCCATAGCCTATCCTCCACCACCAAGCCCCCTTCACACACTCCcagtccctgccctgccctccatTCTGCTGGAATATCAGGATAGGATAGGTAGCAGTTTGGCAGCCTCTGGGCTACAGGCTCAGAGGGCAGGACCAGGAGGCAGATCTTGCACCGCACACAGATGTTTTCTCCCAGTCAGGGTAGCTTATAAGGGAGTAGGATGGCTGAGAGGTGGTGAGCTCCCCAGCACAGTGTGTGTGTAAGTAATCCTGGAGAGGAGTTTCCTGTAAGGGGAGGGACTAGCCTGGATAACCTGGGGATTATCCAGCCCTGAGACTCTAAGCCTGACCTCTGACATCCCTCTTAGAGATGAGTTGTATTGACATAATTGTGGGCAGTTGTGGTAGACAGAAAGTGAGGAGACACTTTTTAGGTGTGAAAGCCTTTCCCTATACTCTCAAATAAAGGCAGTCCTCAAACCTGCTATGCTAGGAGCCTTAGTAAGTTCTCACAGAGACCCTTTGGCCTGGGAGGAAAGAGGGCTGGGTCTCCTGATGGAGACCAGGACCGGGCTGCCAGGACACTCAGAGATTCAGCACCTACTCAGTGGCAGCATGTGGCACATGTCAGCAGTGCAGGGATTTGGCACTGCTGTTGCAGGCAGAACAGGCCTTGGGGCTCAGCTATTCTCCTCACTGCAGAGCACCACCTGCTCTCCCCAGGACAAAATCAGGGAGGAGAGGGGCTAGTCCAGGAGCCAACAGCCTCCACTACTCTGGCACAGGGAGCTCACCAGCATGACACGTGTGGACTCAGCGAACAGAGCCACATAGGGCTTCAGCACATCATAATGAAAGCCAGCTGTGAGTAGCTTGCGGTGCTGGAACCATTTGGGCCCCTCAAGAACCAGAAGGCCTCTCCCTGGGGAAGGGATAGGAGAGAGAGGGCTGGTCAGTCCAGGAGATACTGCCCCACCCCTGGCAGTCTGGGGCTAAGCACATCCTACCCAACTCCATCCTTGAGCCTGGAACCCTCCAAGGATGGGCCACTAAGCGACCCAGTATTTCCCTCCACGCCCTCGCCCTAGGTTACCAGGGCCTCAGGACACAGGTGGCGGCAGTTCTTGGCTGAGTGAGCTCCTTCCTTAGGACAGGATGACTCAGCTTCTGCCTCTCAGCTGCACCCACAAGCCTGGGTCCAGGAACTTGTGTCAGATGACATTGCCAGATATGAGACATCCCCCTGGAGACAGTCAAGCTGGGGGAGCCTGCTGAGCCTTGACTGTCAGCTGCTGAGACTCGCCACAGCTTCAGGACTTGGGGAATGGCCCACTGTGTTCGTGCTTCATGGCCTCAGGTGGGAGCCTTCCTACCCCACCCCAACACACCCAGCAATGGAAATGCATTCCTGTCTCCAAAACCACCTCTTCATTTTCCtaatccttttctttctgccttctaaTTTTATCCTCCCATTGATAactgaaaagagtgttagaagcAAAAAGACTTCCCAGTGGTACCCGGTGAGTAAATAGGATTGGGAATGTGTTCTCCCTCTTGGCCCTGCCCTTTTTCAGCTCCCAGGAAAACACTGAAGACCCCATAGGATCATGAGTAAAAGAGGAGCTTTGGAGAAGCATATGGTGGCTAAAGAACACTCAATGGGTTTAACTTGACTacctctgaaaagaaaaaaatactcaatgaCTCCCACCTACTCTCGACATCAAATCACGTCCTCATCCTGGCAGTCAAGGCTGGCCTGTCCTCCCTGCCCAGCCTCATCTCCCAGCTGGGCTCTACCTTGCAGCCACCCCGACAGCCTCACAGCCTCTGGTGACCAGCCATGGTCCTACACCACACCATTTCCTCAGACGCTTGCCCTGACCAGCACCACCTATTTAAATCCCCTTTCGGATCAACTCTAGTGCCACCTCCTTCAGGAAACTGTTCTTCACACTCACACATTCTCCAGAGCCTTTGCCCTGTCTAGAGAAGGCAGGCCCTGCCAGAGAAGATGCCTTGGCTCCACAGCTGGGGGCTCTCCTGTTCCTCCCCTGTCTCCCCACTGACAGCTGAGCTTAGGATGGGTACCCGGGAACTAGGCCATCTGGGATAACAAATTGAGCAGGACAGGGCAGGATCCTAGTCACCCAGCACCATGGGTCTGAGGTGGGCATGGCAGGGAAGGCACGTGCTCACTCACCAGTCCACTGGAGGAGGAAGTCATACACATCAGGAGCCTTAGGATCTGCAGGAGGACGCAATCAGGTTAAGCAGGGACCCGGGGTTCCTAGAGAAGGCTCGTTTATGAGTAGGGTGGGCACCTCAGCCGCCCAGACTTAGTACACAGGCCCAGGCCTCCTCCTCACATGGTGCCCTGAGCCCTTTGTTCTCAAGAAGCCCCACCCTCTCCTGAGAGTCCCATCCTCTCTCCTCACCCCCACGGCTGTACACAGCTTTGGCATAGTCGGGCTCATAGATGTTCAGGAAGCCAATGAACTGTCCGAACCAGAGTTGGTGGGCATATGGGAACTGGTGGGCCCAGGACACCACTTTGTCCAGGCTCCCCGTCTGCAGGATCTGAAATGATGACAGAAGGCCAAGGTCACTCAGGAACACATTGTCTCCAGCCAGGCCCCAAGTccctgggagggcaggggagaaggCTGCCCAGGCAGGCCCTGGTTGCTTCCTTACCTCTCCTGCACTCCCTTCTCCTAAACATTCCTAGGCCTAGTGCCCTCTCCAGCCCTACAACCATGCTCTAAGTCCAAGTCGCCTTCTTCTTACACCGGGGTTAGCTCAACATCCCCAAACTAGCCAACCTGCTTCCACTTGACACCTGCCACCAACTCTttactgcactgcagccagaaAGTGCTTTCTTCTCCACATTAAAGCTCTTTCATTATAAAGgtaatattttttcattgtgcAATAGATAAATAGCCTCAATTCCACCCCTGCTGCATctttcaacacatttttattgaggGCCTACATGTGCAGGGCTCTGTTCTCAACATCTCAGAGGAATGAGACAGACAAGTTCTGCCCTTTCATTCTATGGAGAAGACAGATAATAGACAAGTAgacaattaagtaaaataatcacAGACAATAGTGagtgctgaaaataaaaacagtgctatgagAGACACTAACAGGGAGGGCCTGCTTCGATAGGGTGATCTTGGAAGGCTTCTTGTTGGAGACAACATTTAAGGTGAAACTTGAAGGATGGTGAGGCTCTGGCTGTGGGAAGCATAAAGGAAAAGCATTCCAGGTGAGAAAACAGCAAGCACAAAGGTGCTGGGGTGGGAAAGGTGCTGGGTGTCTTCTAGGAGGTGTCCCGTGGTGGGACAGTCACCTGGGATGAGCTTGAATGGGTCATCCAGAGGTTGGTACATGTCCTTTGGAGGTTTTACAGCCACATATACTCACCCAGAGGTGTTTTAAGTAACAAAgttatacaataaatatttttgcaaaaccAGCCTTTTTCCATTAAGCATATCTTGTCCTCCTTTCCAGGCTAGTGCACTTAACTGTCATTAGTATTTTTAACAGTCGTGTAGTATTTCACTATAGGGATGTAATGTATTTAACTATTTTTCCTCATTTAGTGGGAGTCTTTCAAAGATACACTTAACACTCCTAGTGGTCTGCCCAGGGGCCTTAGGAAAGGTCCAAGCTCTGGAGTTTGTAAGGAGGCATAGTAATGACTAATCTTTATTAAGTACTTGTTGTGCGCCAGACCTTGTTTAAGCTACTTACATTTTGACCTgattgaatcctcacaacaattctaAGTGGTCCCATTTTAGGGAAGAGGAGTGAGCCTAAGGAATAGAGATGTTAGGTTACAATCCCATAAAATTCCTGTAGAGGCCTGAGCCTGTGCTGGGCCTGCTTTTTCTCTCTAAAATTCTCTCTCACAATTGCCACCTACTCGTTTACAGTATCCACACAAATTAGGAAGGGAAAAATATCCAAACCTTAATAAATTGGACATTTTTCCCCTCCtaatctcattttgaaatgtgatctccaatgttggaggtggggcctcgtgGGAGGTGTTTGCATCataggggtggatccctcatgaatggcccTGGGGCCTTTCTGGCAGGATTGAGTGAGTTCTCTTGGCTCCCATGATAACTGtttgttaaaaagagtctggcacctctctcgctctctctctctctctctttcttctttcctcctctcttgtCATGTGATGTCTGC
The genomic region above belongs to Piliocolobus tephrosceles isolate RC106 chromosome 1, ASM277652v3, whole genome shotgun sequence and contains:
- the LOC111548669 gene encoding cytochrome P450 4B1 isoform X3; its protein translation is MLDKWEEKAQEGKSFDIFCDVGHMALDTLMKCIFGRGDTGLGHRDSSYYLAVSDLTLLTQQRLVSFYYHNDFIYWLTPHGRRFLRACQVAHDHTDQVIRERKAALQDEKVRKKTQNRRHLDFLDILLGVQDEDDSKLSDADLRAEVDTFMFEGHDTTTSGISWFLYCMALYPEHQHRCREEVREILGDQDSFQWDDLGKMTYLTMCIKESFRLYPPVPQVYRQLSKPVTFVDGRSLPAGSLISMHIYALHRNSAVWPDPEVFDPLRFSTENASKRHPFAFMPFSAGPRNCIGQQFAMTEMKVVTAMCLLHFEFSLDPSRLPIKMLQLVLRSKNGIHLHLKPLGPGSGK
- the LOC111548669 gene encoding cytochrome P450 4B1 isoform X2; the encoded protein is MVPSFFSLRLSCLGLWASGLILVLGFLKLIRLLLRRQRLAKAMGNFPGPPTHWLFGHALEILQTGSLDKVVSWAHQFPYAHQLWFGQFIGFLNIYEPDYAKAVYSRGGRGLLVLEGPKWFQHRKLLTAGFHYDVLKPYVALFAESTRVMLDKWEEKAQEGKSFDIFCDVGHMALDTLMKCIFGRGDTGLGHRDSSYYLAVSDLTLLTQQRLVSFYYHNDFIYWLTPHGRRFLRACQVAHDHTDQVIRERKAALQDEKVRKKTQNRRHLDFLDILLGVQDEDDSKLSDADLRAEVDTFMFEGHDTTTSGISWFLYCMALYPEHQHRCREEVREILGDQDSFQWDDLGKMTYLTMCIKESFRLYPPVPQVYRQLSKPVTFVDGRSLPAGSLISMHIYALHRNSAVWPDPEVFDPLRFSTENASKRHPFAFMPFSAGPRNCIGQQFAMTEMKVVTAMCLLHFEFSLDPSRLPIKMLQLVLRSKNGIHLHLKPLGPGSGK
- the LOC111548669 gene encoding cytochrome P450 4B1 isoform X1; this translates as MVPSFFSLRLSCLGLWASGLILVLGFLKLIRLLLRRQRLAKAMGNFPGPPTHWLFGHALEILQTGSLDKVVSWAHQFPYAHQLWFGQFIGFLNIYEPDYAKAVYSRGDPKAPDVYDFLLQWTGRGLLVLEGPKWFQHRKLLTAGFHYDVLKPYVALFAESTRVMLDKWEEKAQEGKSFDIFCDVGHMALDTLMKCIFGRGDTGLGHRDSSYYLAVSDLTLLTQQRLVSFYYHNDFIYWLTPHGRRFLRACQVAHDHTDQVIRERKAALQDEKVRKKTQNRRHLDFLDILLGVQDEDDSKLSDADLRAEVDTFMFEGHDTTTSGISWFLYCMALYPEHQHRCREEVREILGDQDSFQWDDLGKMTYLTMCIKESFRLYPPVPQVYRQLSKPVTFVDGRSLPAGSLISMHIYALHRNSAVWPDPEVFDPLRFSTENASKRHPFAFMPFSAGPRNCIGQQFAMTEMKVVTAMCLLHFEFSLDPSRLPIKMLQLVLRSKNGIHLHLKPLGPGSGK